GATTTAGTGTATGATATGTTACGTTATGGATTGGGCATATTTCTTTTAGGAGTCCTAAGTGTTATGTATCATTTTCACTATTCGCGGCTTCTCGCGGAtgattattttatatatttgaaCTACATTTTTGTTAATTCCTCCTTTTTACTACTGAATTTTTAGCTCTTTCAACAATTATACAAAAGATAAAAATATCTTGAACGTCATGGACAATCCTAGAAATAAAAGATGGTTGCATTGTGATAGAGTTAGTAAAGAATATTGGATGGAGTAGAGGAGTTTATAATCCATGCCTTTTCTAAAAAAACAAGCTGGAGAACAAATTGCATGTCCTTGTACGGAGTGTGTGCTTATCCATCAAGTAATCTGGACTACAACATATGATTATCTTGTGATTAATGGTATTATGCCATCATATGATACTTGGTTTTGTCATGGTGAGTCTCTAAAGGGATCAAACAATGCTCAAGTAAATAATCACAGCCAGTCAAATTTAAGGGGCGATGACATGACAAGAATGATACATGATGCCTTTGGAGGTTTTACACAGTTTATGGATACCGAAGTTAGTGAAGGGGGTGACATAGAGCATTACTTACAAGAGAATACTGCTCATCCATCTGGAAATCAACCGCATCCAGAGGTGGATAAGTTTGAACGGCTCATGAAGGAGGCAAATGAAGAACCATATCCAGGATGTAAGAAATTTAGCAAAATGTCCTTTTTGATGCATCTGTACCGTACAAAATGCATGTTCAAATGGTCAAATGAATCGTTTAATGCTTTGCTTGGACTATTGAACGATCCGCTGCCTGAAGGAGAAAAATTTCCTCCTTCTTTCTATAAGACCAAAAAGATAGTTGAAGGCTTGGGCTTAAAGTATGAGAAAATTCATGATTGTCCCAATGATTGCATGCTTTATAGGAAAGAGTTTGCTAATAAGAATGTCAATAAATGCAATGTTTGTGGAGCTTCTAGATGGAAAAATGATGCTAGAAAAATCCCAGCCAAGGTCCTCAGGTATTTTCCTTTAAAACCAAGGCTACAAAGACTGTTTATGTAttcaaaaacttctaaaacaaTGCGTTGGCATCATGAATAGCGCAACAAAGATGGAGTTCTACGACATCCTGCAGATTCTGAAGCTTGGAAAAAAATTGTTAGTAACTATCCCGAATTTACTGGAGACCCTCGCAATGTGCGCCCAGGATTAGCTTCTGATGGGTTTAATCCATTTGGCATAATGCGAACTGTTCATAGTACATGGCCAGTGATTTTAATGTCATATTATCTTCCTCCATAGATGTGCATGAAACAAGAGTTCTTCATTTTGTCCTTACTTATTCCTGCACCCAAAGTGCCTAGCAATAATATCGATGTATTTTTGCAACCTCTAATGGAAGAGTTAAATGAATTATGGAATGTTGGGGTAGAAACGTACGATGCCTCTACTAAGGAGATATTTCAAATGCGATCAGCTCTCATGTGGACTATAAATGACTTTCCTGCATATGGTACTCTTTTTTAATGGTGCACTTATGGTCAGTTTGCATGCCCTTCTTGTAACATAAACACGCAATCTAGAAGGCTGAAATATGGCAGAAAGTTTTGTTACATGGGGCATCGGCGCTTCTTGAAGTCGGGACACAAATATCGGAATGATGCAAAATCATTTGATGGGACTAAAGAAACAAGACATGCACCTTGTCCAGTATTTGGGTCAGTAGTGCTGAATCAAGTTAAAGATATAAAATTTACTCTCGGCCAGtcaagtgaaggggtaagtgggGTGATGAAAAACACATGGAAaaagaaaagtatttttttcgATCTTCCTTATTGGAAATTTAACTTTGTGCACCATAATCTTGATGTGATGCACATAGAAAAGAATGTGTGCGATAACTTAATTTATACACTATTAAATCTTGGTAAAAAGTCTAAAGAAAACTTAGAAGCTCGATTGGACTTGAAGGAGATAAAAATAAGACCAAGCTTATGGCCTCAATATCGAGCTAGTGGGAGAGCATATCTTCCTGCTACTGTTTTCACAATGTCTCAGCAGGAAAAGTACTTATTTTATGAAGTACtacaaaatgccaaatttccagaTGGATATGCGTCTAATATTTCATGTTGCGTTCGCAAACGAAAGTTATCTGGGCTAAAAACTCACGATTATCATGTTATAATGCAAGAACTTCTTCCTCTTGCCTTCCGGAGATCAGTAGATAAAAGAGTAAGTTCAATTTTAATTGAACTATGCACATTCTTTCGTGTTTTGTTTAGCAAAGAGCTAAAACTAGAAGAGTTAAACCTACTTGAAGAAAAAATCCCAGAAACATTGTCTACTATGGAGAAACTCTTCCTCCTAGGACTCTTTACTGTTATGATACACTTGGTTATTCACTTGGCAACTAAGGCTAAATATGCAAGAACAGTACATTATCGATGGATGTATCCAATAGAGAGGTATATATAATATCACTGAATCTTTGTTATATGTCTTTAGTTGTTAAATA
The Nicotiana sylvestris chromosome 11, ASM39365v2, whole genome shotgun sequence DNA segment above includes these coding regions:
- the LOC104234593 gene encoding uncharacterized protein — translated: MPFLKKQAGEQIACPCTECVLIHQVIWTTTYDYLVINGIMPSYDTWFCHGESLKGSNNAQVNNHSQSNLRGDDMTRMIHDAFGGFTQFMDTEVSEGGDIEHYLQENTAHPSGNQPHPEVDKFERLMKEANEEPYPGCKKFSKMSFLMHLYRTKCMFKWSNESFNALLGLLNDPLPEGEKFPPSFYKTKKIVEGLGLKYEKIHDCPNDCMLYRKEFANKNVNKCNVCGASRWKNDARKIPAKRNKDGVLRHPADSEAWKKIVSNYPEFTGDPRNVRPGLASDGFNPFGIMRTFACPSCNINTQSRRLKYGRKFCYMGHRRFLKSGHKYRNDAKSFDGTKETRHAPCPVFGSVVLNQVKDIKFTLGQSSEGVSGVMKNTWKKKSIFFDLPYWKFNFVHHNLDVMHIEKNVCDNLIYTLLNLGKKSKENLEARLDLKEIKIRPSLWPQYRASGRAYLPATVFTMSQQEKYLFYEVLQNAKFPDGYASNISCCVRKRKLSGLKTHDYHVIMQELLPLAFRRSVDKRVSSILIELCTFFRVLFSKELKLEELNLLEEKIPETLSTMEKLFLLGLFTVMIHLVIHLATKAKYARTVHYRWMYPIERYLGTLKSYVRNRACPEGSIVEAYIANECMAFCSRYLEGGDSRSYCSRKWSDEIEHETNKEEFLFPTIGESYGGVDVFELDDKTWLQAHRHVLFNCESEVVENYKKEHIAEIKRAHRKYHLTQHQLDRVHFDTFHEWFKEQVKELEATFNILKDVKVLAQGPSYIAKRFSAFDVNNWYRFRKKQSEEFNVTQNSSIMVVSKTESYASTSDNAPKYANITYYGRLNDIVELNYYEKFKVILFKCDWVDVTKGRGIKEDDLGFTLVNFTHLTDSGDRERHEPFIFAEQAQQVIFVQDPQDHELFVPRLIKPRDIFNMGEENSVQFESSMQSDATVLALLENACVLEDKYNDWVRSGVDGIIIDTNVDSQPSPNDGEANVKGENNIENECDSE